The following proteins come from a genomic window of Triticum aestivum cultivar Chinese Spring chromosome 6A, IWGSC CS RefSeq v2.1, whole genome shotgun sequence:
- the LOC123127384 gene encoding uncharacterized protein isoform X2, translating to MVATTDYERGSWSCPSSSSAAALRFGSIAVPCVDVSISFTDRRLHEVGRRGLEFMPFLMSLSVFLFGTSWFIYALLGLDPFIFDLILVGATPALSPTHRARSGLSAADTTTSFGASRLSFATPADVRAAY from the exons ATGGTAGCCACCACCGACTACGAGCGGGGGTCCTGGTCCTGTCcctcgtcgtcctcggcggcggcattacggtttggctccatcgccgtgcCCTGCGTCGACGTCTCGATCAGCTTCACGGATCGCCGTCTTCACG AGGTTGGTCGAAGAGGGCTGGAGTTCATGCCGTTCCTGATGTCCCTGTCCGTGTTCCTCTTTGGCACCTCCTGGTTCATCTACGCCCTGCTCGGCCTCGACCCCTTCATCTTCGACCTGATCCTA GTTGGTGCAACTCCGGCCTTGTCACCCACACATCGTGCCCGCAGCGGCCTCAGCGCTGCCGACACCACCACCAG CTTCGGCGCTTCGCGTTTGAGTTTTGCAACGCCGGCGGACGTCCGAGCTGCTTACTGA
- the LOC123127384 gene encoding bidirectional sugar transporter SWEET1a isoform X1, whose amino-acid sequence MVATTDYERGSWSCPSSSSAAALRFGSIAVPCVDVSISFTDRRLHEVGRRGLEFMPFLMSLSVFLFGTSWFIYALLGLDPFIFDLILVENIGAKLVRLKILRLVQLRPCHPHIVPAAASALPTPPPASALRV is encoded by the exons ATGGTAGCCACCACCGACTACGAGCGGGGGTCCTGGTCCTGTCcctcgtcgtcctcggcggcggcattacggtttggctccatcgccgtgcCCTGCGTCGACGTCTCGATCAGCTTCACGGATCGCCGTCTTCACG AGGTTGGTCGAAGAGGGCTGGAGTTCATGCCGTTCCTGATGTCCCTGTCCGTGTTCCTCTTTGGCACCTCCTGGTTCATCTACGCCCTGCTCGGCCTCGACCCCTTCATCTTCGACCTGATCCTA GTTGAAAATATTGGAGCTAAATTGGTCAGGTTGAAAATACTCAGGTTGGTGCAACTCCGGCCTTGTCACCCACACATCGTGCCCGCAGCGGCCTCAGCGCTGCCGACACCACCACCAG CTTCGGCGCTTCGCGTTTGA